One genomic region from Mycobacterium basiliense encodes:
- a CDS encoding DUF732 domain-containing protein codes for MAGVALMGSAGIATASPADDDYLAQLRAVGLTWPAGKEEALIGEAHLICYDLTWGWTPQRIADDIHAHLDARGVTLLDVGTMVNAAHSVYCPGNVCDAPTLCT; via the coding sequence ATGGCTGGCGTTGCCCTGATGGGTAGCGCCGGGATTGCGACTGCCAGTCCGGCCGATGACGACTACCTCGCACAGCTGCGCGCGGTCGGCCTCACGTGGCCGGCCGGGAAGGAAGAGGCACTAATCGGGGAGGCGCACCTCATCTGTTACGACCTCACCTGGGGTTGGACGCCGCAACGGATTGCCGACGATATTCACGCCCACCTGGACGCGAGAGGCGTTACGTTGCTGGACGTCGGGACCATGGTCAACGCCGCACACTCGGTTTACTGCCCGGGCAATG